In the genome of Coregonus clupeaformis isolate EN_2021a chromosome 11, ASM2061545v1, whole genome shotgun sequence, one region contains:
- the LOC121576773 gene encoding transmembrane protein 161A yields MALIGVQLVVSLLAASIMHRMTPHCSFARWLLCNGSLFRFKHPSEGELCALAGKQMPSKPSRRDRRQNGDSKPLTVPKDIDLNLEKAPIGILDALVLRFFLEYQWLIDFAVYAMGIYLFTEGYFCVVDPTKEVHIGAIWCVLTVLCCLKTLHSLMGHYFRSDEGGERSVCLAFGFLSLLVAMLVLVVREDYLEFGLEPGFNSLFDNLEVFAKQQGFAEWSVPVTKLTVKLGLAAICAFIGALLAFPGLRLAQTHLDAVQMNSDRPFIQILLHMSFLAPVVVIVLWIKPIARDFLGNAPMGKTSVTLMSSAMFDSFRLWTVVVLCFLRLALIRYHMQAYLNLSQKWVDQMKKEAGRIAAIDIQRKVTRVFCYLTIVTLQYVVPVLLLLFSTLALKALGDFSWSGAEQAPGVTPALVMPTATPVLPTLEDDEEGVEYMEEDIQATVARLTEGFSALRSVLTPLFFRGLFAFLSWWVAACQVISSLFGIYFHQYLMQN; encoded by the exons ATG GCGCTGATTGGAGTGCAGCTGGTGGTCAGCTTGCTGGCTGCTAGCATCATGCACAGAATGACTCCACACTGTTCCTTTGCCCGCTGGCTTCTGTGCAATGGCAG TCTATTCCGGTTCAAACACCCCTCTGAAGGAGAGCTGTGTGCCCTGGCAGGCAAACAGATGCCCAGCAAGCCCAGCAGGAGAGACAG GAGACAGAATGGGGACAGCAAGCCTCTCACAGTGCCGAAGGACATCGACCTTAACTTGGAAAAAGCTCCAATCGGCATCCTTGATGCCCTTG TACTGCGATTCTTCCTGGAGTACCAGTGGTTGATTGACTTTGCAGTGTATGCGATGGGCATCTACCTTTTCACTGAGGGCTACTTCTGTGTAGTGGACCCTACCAAGGAGGTCCACATTGGGGCCATCTGGTGTGTGCTGACTGTTCTCTGCTGCCT GAAAACCCTCCACTCCCTGATGGGCCACTATTTCCGGTCTGACGAGGGGGGCGAGCGCTCGGTGTGCTTGGCCTTTGGTTTCCTATCTCTGCTTGTGGCCATGTTGGTGCTAGTGGTCAGAGAAGACTACCTGGAGTTTGGCCTGGAGCCTG GTTTTAATAGTCTTTTTGACAACCTTGAGGTTTTCGCAAAACAGCAAGGCTTTGCTGAGTGGTC AGTCCCGGTGACCAAGCTGACTGTGAAGTTGGGTCTTGCTGCCATCTGTGCTTTTATTGGTGCTTTGCTGGCCTTCCCTGGCCTCCGCCTAGCCCAGACCCACCTGGACGCAGTTCAGATGAACTCAGACCGCCCATTCATCCA GATTCTGTTGCACATGAGTTTTCTGGCTCCAGTGGTGGTGATCGTGTTGTGGATCAAACCCATCGCTAGGGACTTCCTGGGGAACGCTCCCATGGGGAAGACCTCAGTCACGCT TATGTCAAGCGCGATGTTTGACAGTTTTCGTCTGTGGACGGTCGTGGTGCTCTGCTTCCTGAGGCTGGCCCTGATCCGATACCACATGCAGGCCTACCTCAACCTGTCCCAGAAGTGGGTGGACCAGATGAAGAAGGAGgcaggacgcatcgctgccatcGACATCCAGAGGAAG GTGACCCGTGTGTTCTGCTACCTGACCATAGTCACCCTGCAGTACGTAGTCCCTGTTctgctcctcctcttctccaccctggCTCTGAAGGCCCTGG GTGACTTCTCATGGAGTGGTGCGGAGCAGGCTCCGGGGGTGACCCCTGCCCTGGTAATGCCCACGGCCACTCCCGTCCTGCCAACGCTGGAGGATGACGAGGAGGGGGTGGAGTACATGGAGGAGGACATCCAGGCCACGGTGGCCCGTCTGACTGAGGGCTTCTCAGCCCTGCGCTCCGTCCTCACCCCCCTCTTCTTCAGAGGCCTCTTTGCCTTCCTTAGCTGGTGGGTGGCCGCCTGCCAGGTCATCAGCAGCCTGTTTGGCATCTACTTCCACCAGTACCTCATGCAGAACTGA